Genomic window (Myxocyprinus asiaticus isolate MX2 ecotype Aquarium Trade chromosome 26, UBuf_Myxa_2, whole genome shotgun sequence):
CGGTTGAGCAATTATGGGAGTATTTTTCCGCAGGTGGAGAGAGCTGTGGCGGTGAGCCGAGAACGAAGAGGTTAAAGGCGGAGAAACAGAGTGATGCAGCTGCTGATACACACACCTGTCCAATTCAAAGAGTCGTTTTCATCGACAGCACCTGGAACCAAACCACCAGAATCATCACAGATGAACGTCTACAAGGTTCAATGAGTGAATTTGAATTGGCCACACTACAGGATGTTAAATTTGAATGATAGGAAGAGAATTTTGAAAATGGAATGAAaattactgaattgcaatttaaAGAAATTCAAGTCACACAATAGATGAATTTCATTAGTCCAACGCAGGTCTTGTGCAGCAAACCAAATAGTTACATAAttaattttgataattattaattacaccTAGTAGAATACATTTTTTCTAAACTGATTAGAACTGTTTCTATAAACAACTATGAACACTTAATTCTATAAACAACTTTCATGTTTGAATGAACTTcttaatttcattacattttcattCTTCCTTAAATTAAAATTGGAATTACAGTTCTGCATCCAGTTGGCTAGCTCAGTTCAAACtcagaattaaaattaaaaaaggcattttcaattcagttctgaatggtgcacaaccctaATACCATCAGACTCTCAATTCTTTATCTGTTTATTCATCTCAAACGTGATTTAATTTAACTGGTGTTATTTCTGTTATTACAGCTTTACCAACCGTGGAACTCAAGAGCAGAAGAACCTGTTTTTGGCGGCACCAGCAAGGATGTCCAGACACGTACCTAGCGACCATAGAGGCCATTTACTACTTCCTGAAGGACCTTCACAACCACTATTTCTCAGAGTACAAAGGAGAATATGATAATCTGCTCTTCTTCTTCTCATTCCTGCATAAGCTCATCAACAAAGCCAAACAGGCTGCTGGGAAAATGTGACTCttgtgtaaaaagaaaaaaagacctcAAATGACTCATGACACAGGGACACACCATACCAATAAAATGCTCCAGCTGTGAGAGGAACGTGCTGATGCATTTAAAACccatgtgtttttatttgtaagaAATTACTGGATACAGATCCAGTTTGTCACAgtgatatttaaatgtttttatttacaaatcAAAGACTGCATGCATTTGAAAATATTCTCAGCATCTCTGGTAATTGAATTGACTGATTGCCGTGTAGTGTTTAAGACACTTTAATGTGTATCTGACAATAAAATGATTTTCTTGTATTCTCGTCTTGTGTGGTAAATGCATGATTTGCATTTGATCTTGATGAAGGGCTTGCACTGCTGCATGCATGCATGTTAGTAGTAGGCCGCTCTTATTTTGGACTGTAAACTGTCACAGGTCTTCTTGGCATCTCCTAGAAGCATGGCAGTGTTAGGCTTGTAGAATATGGGGTTATCCACTGCAGCGTAGCCCACGCCCAGAGTATGCTTCATGACGATCACTTGCAAACATACACGAACACGCTCCAGGTTATTACTGATTCACCTGTGTGATGGTTTTCAAGAGCTCATATTacgaggaataaaattttccaacAAGACcatttaatgaaaataaactgcaaaaaactaCTAATTCTCAGCTTCTGCAACTTTCTCAGATCAGATGAATTTCCACATTTATAGCGCCAGTGACACCTATTCAGATTTCAGTATTCAGAAACATAGCCCGTCCAGTCACCGACTGAGATTCAGGAACAGACTGGAGACAAACTACAATTCacaattttaacaaaacaatctggcacagGACAGAGAACACAGGGAGATTAAATAGGGAAGGCAGGTGATAAGAAtgaactaataacaaggtaacaaCGTGGGAGGGACCTAGACATGAGACTGACAGAAGAGCATGTGGCAAATTAACTGCATTataagccatgtgctcaaacaaaaacacacagcatgggtgtcaggatcctgtcaccacacaATAAACATGAATGACCAAAGTTACAGGATCCTGATATTACCCCCTCCCCAAAGGGACGCCACATGCCGTCCCAAAAGGAGAACATCTAACACAACACCAAATAACAGACACAAACTAGGGTGGGGCTGGAGTAGGAACTGTCCAAGTAGGAACTTCATCTCCATGATTTCACAAACTTTCTCAACCACCTCCCAGAAATTCCAGCTCTTTAAGCCTCCCCATACTGTATCTCCCAGTCCAAGGGCTCATCCAGTCTGGCCAGGAAAAGATGTATAAAGCTGGTCTCACCAATACCAAACCTCTGAACCGCATCGAGGAGCGCCTCAGTATAAATCCCAAAAGGGCGGTTGCCCTGGCAACAACTTCTCGACCTGCAGTCCCAGGGCAACTTTTGGGAGACTGGTTCCTGCCTAACTGGATTTGGAGTCCAAAAAATTCCCATTATCTCTGCTGGGTCCAATCTGGCCAGATTGTTATGTCACAGATTATGagggaggacccaaatgcaggaaggcAATTCAAAAAGGCtttatttaaaagaaacaaaatacaaaccaaaACTCTCATGAGAAAGAGGAACAAAACAgcgaaaaataaaagataaacaaaacacaaaaccaacTGAGGTTCAGGAACAGACTGGACACATAAACTACATCTCacaattttaacaaaacaatctggcacatGGACTTTTGTTTTAGCATCTGCCATGTGAGGTCAAAGTCAGGAGCTCTGCAAACCATCCTTTTAAATTTGCCTCAATACTGGATACAGCATTCTATATAGTTCTTACTGACTGCTAGTGGCAGTGCCTCACACTGGATATTATGTCTGTTTGCTCATGCTCAGGTCAAGTCTAATATCAACAAAGTCACCTCATGACCCAGGATGACATGGGGTCCTCCGATATTTAACTTCCAGCAAACTCCCTATAATCTTCTCGCATATGTGCAAGGATTGCAGGTCAAAGAAAAAAGTTTGGATTCCGTCCTTCACAGCCTTGTAACAAACATTTTGTTGGAGTCGAGTGGTAACACATCCTCCAGAGGCTGTGGTGGATTGCGAGTTTAATTTCTTTGAAACAACTTACCTGTGGTCGATACAGCAGACTGGAAAGTGCTACGTATCATCTGTGTTACGGGAAACAAAGGCTTGGCTGATGAGTGTTGTTTACATATATTTGGGGTTTGTTCTCATTCTCCCGGAAGGGTATTTTAGTGGCTAGTGAGAGTGTTTTTGCTCCATGGAACGGCAAGAGGGTGGAAGCAATGAGTGCGTCCACTAGCAAGAGACTTGAGGACCCCTTAACTAAGAAGGTGGATGTGCTGACTTCAGAGTTTGCTTAGATTAAGCCTCTGATACTGAATCTGCAACCAGGCGATACACTGAAGTCTTCTCAGGAGGCAGGATCTCCACCACCAGTTAGAAGGGCAGATTTGGCACCCAGACCCAGACCGCCTGCAGCTGTGTTTGGCCCCTGAGGAGCCAGAATCACTGTTGAGGGCTTGTGACCAAGAGGTGCAAAATTCAATCTTGAACTCTAAAGCATCCTCCACCAGGAGTGTTTATGCTTGTCTGTGGAagctgttctctgattggtgtaggGAACGAGCAATGGTCCCAGAACACTGCCTTATACCCCTTGTATTACATTTTCTGCAGTCCCTACTAGAAAGCAACAGGGCGGCGTCTACCCTTAGAATATATGTGGCTACAATTTCCGCACAACACGTAATGGCAGACGGTCAACCATTGGGGTCCCACGTTTTAGTTACTCGCTTTCTTAGAGATGCTCAGTGATTGCGGCACCTCTGAACATTCAAGTGCCCTCATGGGATCTGAGTCTGGTTTTAAGATCGCTTACACTGCACCCTTTTGAGCCCATGGAGCAGAGTAATCTGAAGTGGCTTTCATTGAAGACTGCATTTCTCCTGGCTATTACTTGAGCTAAGCACATAAGTGAGCTCCACGCATTATCAGTAATGTATCTTGCATTCGCTGGAATGAGGATGGCTCAGTAGTGACATTGTGGCCCAACCCATTATTCCTCCCCAAGAGGCTCTCAACCTTATTCAGGAACCAGGCAATCGAGCTGGCAGTGTTTAAGCCCCCTATGTCAAATACATAGGAGAACAGTCAAAGCGAACTATTATACCCAGTGCAAGCCCTTCGTGGATACCCAAGGGCCACAGAAAGCTTGCGGCAATCAGTCCTATCGGGGCCTTCAATTTCTTCTTAGGGGTAAGCATGGCCTCCTTGTGACCTTGTTGTTATGAGTTATCCAGTGTGAAGCACTGCCTTTTGCGGTCAGTAAGAATTAAATAGAACGAGAGTTAAATATGTAACTGTATGTTACGTATGAGTTCTGGATGACCACAAGAGTTCTATCACTCGGAGTCTGGGCGAGAAGATTCCATAGGGACAGTTTTCTGGAAGTCACATGGTTAAAAAGGGGAGGACCCCGTGTCATCCTTGGTCATGAGGTGACTTGGTTGATATTAGACTTGACCTGAGCATGAGCGAACAGAGATAATATCCAGTGTGAAGCACTGTCTCTGGCGATCATACAGAACTCAAAGAACCGCAGTTACATACGTAACTCTTGTTATCTTTTGTGTTTACGCAATCATAGATGATTTACAACAGCtgtacctgatttttttttttggtttgcttTTATCCGGGTTGATACTGTGTCTACGAAAGCCCAACGACAAAAGAAGGCCAATCCGGCAGCTGCTAGTGGCCCACCATCAGAATCAGCTAAGTTTGACGAACCTTCCTCACCTGAGTGTTGTGATTATGGCTGCCATTAAAATGCTGGAGAGTGGAATTTATGAAACATTTGATGCACACGCCGCCATAATTCGAGGTGAAATGTTCTCAATTCAAGGAGAAATGCATAATGCACTCTCATCCTTGAAATCGGATGTTAAAACCCAAGGAGAGCGCATAACTAGCCTAGAGACTGCTGCCTCGGATTGGACAACCAGTCTGCACTCATTCAAGCCTGCAGTTGCTTTTCTTCAGAAGGAGGTAACTGCACTGAAAGCTAAATGCATCGACTAAGAGTGCCATTCCTGAAGTAAGCTCTGTCTGGTGGGAATCCCAGAAGGTCTAGAAGACCCAAAACCAACTAAGTTTGTGGCGGCATTGGCTGACATATTCAACCTCCCTGAACCTCCGCTCCTTGAACACGGCCATCATACACTCGCACCGAAACCAGCAGACGGTAGCCGACCGTATGCTTGCGTGAATTTTTTTCAGCGTTATGATGTTAAGGAGGATATTCTGCGAAAGGCGAGCCAGGTTAAACAGCTCAAATTCAAGGACAAAACTGTTCATTTTCACTAATTTTCCTCCTGAAATCGCCAAGAAGCGAGCAGCCTATTATGAGGTGAAATGGATGCTCCTCTGAGAATGGTCTCGTGGTGAGGTTCTtgaagtgtatttttttattttatcatgtaaCTCAAGACCACAAGATTTAATTGATTCTTTCTACTCATTTTATTTTGTGTAAGGATTGTCTCCATGGTTTCTCGGGTTTCGTAATTACAACTCTAACTGGTCTCCCTTTTTCCTCATGTTTTCATAATGATGGGTAGCAAGGCTAATGACGATAGTGCTGACTTGGTGAGATGTGTTAGCTGGAACTGTAAAGGTCTGAATAATCCAGTAATAAGGTGTTGAACCATCTTTAAAAAACTGAAGGCAAACTTTGTATTTCTTAAAGAGACACCTTTGTTCTTCAGACCATTTAGATTGATAAACTTGCCCCACCTTTTTCATTCACATTTTCACTCCAAGTCCAGGGACTGTGGCATTTTGGTGCATAAATCTACCCCCTTCGTAGTATCACAAGTTATTGCAGATCACAAGGGCAGATATGTTATCACAGGAACTTTATTTTCGACCTCCCTAATTCTCGCAAATGTCTATGCACACAATTATGATTGTTGCTTTTATCTCCTCTTTTTGTCATGCATACCTAATCTTCACTCTCACTCATTAATTCTAGGTGGGTATTTTAACTGTGATGTGCCCATGGCTTAAAGATCCTCAAAGAAAGCTatagcactttcaaaatgtgcTGCGATTATTCAATCTTTCTGCAGAAATACGGTATTTGTGATGCGTTCTGTTTTTTTAATcctacaaggaatttttttttctcatgtacATCAGACCTATTCCCAAATTGATTATTTTTTCATAGATCAAAAACTTCTTCCTTATCTTCAGAATTGCTCATATGAAAATAAAGTAATTTCTGATCATGCTCCAGATGTTGTATGGCTTCAATTTCCATGGACGCTACCTATAAATAATCAATGGCGACTTAATCCAAGTCTTTTAACTGACAAACAATGTTAAATTAATTTCCTCCAATATAACATCTTTTATTGAAGTTAATCCTACACCAGGTATGGCTCATTCTACAATTTAAGAAAGTTTGAAATGCTACCTACATGGTTTGATAATCTCAGCATGATAAAGTCACCTTGATGAACTGTCCCGCTTTATAGCAGCTATTGATGATCAGTTTATCAGATCCTTCCTCTAAACTTTATGAAGAGCGT
Coding sequences:
- the LOC127416790 gene encoding tRNA-uridine aminocarboxypropyltransferase 1-like yields the protein MSDQDCAARERSSLSGLLLASHAPLDEAQRAGRMKCSRCGSSRMFYCYSCCALVGLESQDVPNVKLPVKIDIIKHPNETDGKSTAVQARLLAPQDVTIYTYPCIPDLDQSAENIVLVFPGPDAMTVEQLWEYFSAGGESCGGEPRTKRLKAEKQSDAAADTHTCPIQRVVFIDSTWNQTTRIITDERLQALPTVELKSRRTCFWRHQQGCPDTYLATIEAIYYFLKDLHNHYFSEYKGEYDNLLFFFSFLHKLINKAKQAAGKM